Proteins from one Deinococcota bacterium genomic window:
- a CDS encoding hemolysin family protein: MTDYLIPIIVILVLVAINGLFVAAEFAIVGVRHSRISELAEEGLATAHTLKGILDKQENLDRYIAVAQLGITLASIGLGMYGERSVAAWLYGPLEHYGGLGYAASHLVGTIVAVSLLTYLHVVFGEMIPKALALQAPEGTSFKVATPMLVFSRLFYPAVFVLNTVSNALLRLLRIPISDPMGRLYSPQELELLVAESHESGSLGGEQRTLIQNIFDFGERIVQQVMIPRRRVVAIEVDSSPGVIWDLLKTEGYSRIPVYEGNLDTIVGIMHIKSFIRQQVNSPKSFDLRDLLRKPLHVLEQMPAEEVLELLKRSKNHMAVVVDESGGTSGIVTLEDLLEEVVGPLGDEFDRDEPDIERLGNDSLRVSGEVLFEELNETYRTALRSEHAETIAGLVLEALGRPARVGDTVTVSGVELAVEGVEALAIKKVRVELPSSPTPSHDKASG; this comes from the coding sequence ATGACGGACTACCTCATCCCCATCATCGTCATCTTGGTGTTGGTCGCCATCAACGGCCTCTTTGTAGCCGCGGAGTTCGCCATTGTCGGCGTGCGGCACAGCCGCATCAGCGAACTCGCCGAGGAAGGACTTGCCACGGCGCACACCCTCAAAGGGATCCTTGACAAGCAAGAGAACCTCGACCGCTACATCGCCGTCGCGCAACTCGGCATCACCCTCGCCAGCATCGGGCTGGGCATGTACGGCGAGAGATCGGTCGCCGCCTGGCTCTACGGACCGCTCGAGCACTACGGTGGGCTCGGTTACGCGGCGTCGCATCTGGTGGGTACCATCGTCGCCGTCAGCCTGCTGACCTACCTGCACGTCGTCTTTGGCGAGATGATACCTAAAGCGCTGGCCCTGCAGGCACCCGAAGGCACGTCATTCAAGGTAGCTACGCCGATGCTCGTCTTTAGCCGCCTCTTCTACCCTGCCGTGTTCGTGCTGAACACCGTCAGCAACGCCCTATTGCGGCTCCTGAGGATCCCCATTTCGGACCCCATGGGCAGGCTCTATAGCCCCCAGGAACTCGAGTTGCTGGTCGCGGAAAGCCATGAGAGCGGGAGCCTCGGTGGCGAACAGCGAACGCTCATCCAGAACATCTTTGACTTCGGCGAGCGGATCGTGCAGCAGGTGATGATCCCCCGAAGGCGCGTGGTGGCTATCGAGGTCGACAGTAGCCCAGGGGTCATCTGGGACCTCCTGAAGACGGAAGGGTACAGCCGCATCCCCGTTTACGAGGGCAACCTCGACACTATCGTGGGCATCATGCACATCAAGAGCTTTATTCGCCAGCAGGTGAATAGCCCTAAATCCTTTGACCTTAGGGACCTCTTGCGCAAGCCCTTGCACGTGCTCGAGCAGATGCCCGCGGAGGAAGTCCTCGAGTTGCTCAAGCGCAGCAAGAACCACATGGCGGTGGTGGTCGACGAGAGCGGCGGCACCTCGGGCATCGTGACGCTCGAAGACCTCCTCGAGGAGGTCGTTGGCCCACTGGGGGACGAGTTCGACCGGGACGAGCCGGACATCGAGAGGCTTGGTAATGACAGCTTGCGTGTGAGCGGTGAGGTGCTCTTCGAGGAACTTAATGAAACCTACCGTACCGCCTTGCGTTCAGAGCATGCCGAAACGATCGCAGGTTTGGTTCTTGAGGCATTGGGCCGGCCTGCTAGGGTTGGTGACACTGTGACGGTTTCGGGGGTCGAGCTGGCGGTTGAAGGGGTTGAGGCTCTAGCCATAAAGAAAGTGCGTGTGGAGCTCCCATCGAGTCCAACTCCCAGCCATGACAAGGCTAGCGGCTAG